DNA from Ziziphus jujuba cultivar Dongzao chromosome 2, ASM3175591v1:
CTTTAAGAAGTTGTTGGCAATGCCAAAGCCAACCAAAGTGTCTAGGCTTGTATTCCAAATCCATTTTGGTATTTCACCAATGATCTTGTTTTCAGAAAGTGACAACCACTCTAACTCATTCTGATGCCTGATAAAATCTGGGACTTCAATTAAGTTGCATGAACGCAATCCCAAATGCTTGAATTTTGAACTTGTTGCATTTCTGTTTCCCTTTTCAAAgtgtaatgaaaaattatttttacttagATCTAGGTATGTGAGACATTTCATCCTAAAAAAACATGTCAAATTTTAATGTTCCACCCAAATTGTTACCATCTAGATAAAGACCCTCAAGGTTCATGAGGTTGGATAATGATTGTGGAACTAGACCATGAAACTGGTTACATGAAAGTTTGAGTAAATTTAGTTTTGTAAGGTTTCCTAGCCAAGCTGGGAGTGGACCACTTATTTGATTAGAAGAAATGTTTAAAAAAGTGAGCTTCGTAAGATTCTGAAGAGAAGATGGAATGCGACCACTAAAGTTGTTCTCCCCAAGGTTTACATAAGTAAGATTGGTAAGCTTGCCTAGTGAAGAAGGGATAGGCCCTGAAAAATTGCAGTCATGAATAGCGAATATATGCAATGAGTTAAGCATTTGGATTGAAGAAGGTAAGCTTCCAGAAAAACCACTTCCACCAAGTCTCAGTTCTTTAAGAGGACTTTTATGGTGGAATTTAGGAAAATAACCCTTGAGATTAACATTGGAACCTACATCTAGAATTCTTAGGTTCGGCAACTGAAAAATAGCTGCAGGAAATTCACCCTGCAGCCCACAATCATAAAGAATTATAGATATGAAAGAAGTAAAATTTGCAAGAAAATCAGGTACCATGGATGATATCTCTACTTCACTGAGATCGAGTACTTCCAAGCTAGTCAAATTCTGTAGCAGGGTACTCATATTGGGACTTTGAAGTTTCAAAAGCTTCGTTCTGGCAATTTCATCATAGTTGAAAGACAGGTCAAGGTGTGTTAGCTTAAAcaggtttgaaatttctaaagGAATTTGTCCAGAAAAAGCAGAACCAGAAAGGTTGAGATAAGTGAGGCTCATAAGTTGACCAACAGAAACAGGAATTTCAGAGTAATTGAAGTTATTACCAGCGAGGTTCAAGCTTTGAAGATGAACAAGATTGAAAAGGGTGCTGTTGGAGTTTATTGAGCCAGATAAACAGCTACTACTAAGATCGAGTCCAATCACATGACCAGTCTTGCCATCACATTGGACTccatcccatgagcagcaaTTGCTTGAATTTACTCCATGAGATTTCCATTGCAGAACCTTGGGATCACATAGAGAAGCAGATTGGTGAATGGCAAAGCTATCCTTGAACTGCATCAAGGCAGAGCTTTCATCCTCGTGACAAGCTGGTTGTACAGAAGTAAAAGAGTTAGCAACCATAATCTCCAATACCATAAGTTTCAAAAATAGACACAAAAACGAAAATAGACACCACCCCATAatgctttgatttttttctgtccactttctctttctcttagATAAGCATGGAGGCTCAAATGAATAAAGCACTTCTTATATAGAGGAGCATGGAAAAGATTATGGTATATATTGTCAAAAATTTACTTAATCTTTTGTATACGCCCTTTAAGTCATATTATCTACGAAGTAGTTGCTTGTTTGTGTCCTATATGTCCTTTGAGTCAAATAATTATGTAAGAGCTTATGCTTTTAGATTTAGTCAAGTCGTCTCTGGGAGGCTTGTATTATCTCCAAGTAAGCAAAAACAAGCAATTAATAAATAGATGGGTCACCACAAACTCAACAATTCATTTCTCACATCTAGCTATGTTCAACATATATGACAGACTTATCTACCAAAAATGTACTTTCAACGTCCAACCACACACGTTTTggtcccacatttttcttattaCTTGACTTTCTTGAATTTATTGAATTGTAtgttgaaaaaacaataaaagacgAAACAAAAAATgccaaacaacaaag
Protein-coding regions in this window:
- the LOC107419419 gene encoding receptor-like protein 7 isoform X1 — its product is MQFKDSFAIHQSASLCDPKVLQWKSHGVNSSNCCSWDGVQCDGKTGHVIGLDLSSSCLSGSINSNSTLFNLVHLQSLNLAGNNFNYSEIPVSVGQLMSLTYLNLSGSAFSGQIPLEISNLFKLTHLDLSFNYDEIARTKLLKLQSPNMSTLLQNLTSLEVLDLSEVEISSMVPDFLANFTSFISIILYDCGLQGEFPAAIFQLPNLRILDVGSNVNLKGYFPKFHHKSPLKELRLGGSGFSGSLPSSIQMLNSLHIFAIHDCNFSGPIPSSLGKLTNLTYVNLGENNFSGRIPSSLQNLTKLTFLNISSNQISGPLPAWLGNLTKLNLLKLSCNQFHGLVPQSLSNLMNLEGLYLDGNNLGGTLKFDMFF
- the LOC107419419 gene encoding receptor-like protein 7 isoform X3 — protein: MGWCLFSFLCLFLKLMVLEIMVANSFTSVQPACHEDESSALMQFKDSFAIHQSASLCDPKVLQWKSHGVNSSNCCSWDGVQCDGKTGHVIGLDLSSSCLSGSINSNSTLFNLVHLQSLNLAGNNFNYSEIPVSVGQLMSLTYLNLSGSAFSGQIPLEISNLFKLTHLDLSFNYDEIARTKLLKLQSPNMSTLLQNLTSLEVLDLSEVEISSMVSCHLITF